A genomic window from Halomonas sp. LR3S48 includes:
- a CDS encoding ferredoxin reductase family protein, producing the protein MPLPRHRGDLLLVALVMLPLAVALPRLGLPGSVAEAWLNWLGRASGILGLTLMLLAAGVSLRVPGFDRPFGGLTRLWRLHHWLGFTAFIMVMVHVLALGLAAVPVSLAVAVATLFPPLSQGAIWFGWLAWVALVVFLAPTFGFFGKPHYQRWKHLHLVSAMALLLGLCHALLLAGEAWLWWLLGIAGLGAIAWRKGVAPHRRHPYRIEDVVPLARGVVELVLRPEGDGIRHEVGQFVYLTPLDERLAAGRGEEHPYTIASAPSDTRLRIGIKDLGDASHALQTVTTETRVLIEGPYGEFFGRRFPARDMLWLGGGIGITPFVGGARGFAAGADLKGHVHLFYLANSPDRAYYHDDFCKIAERVEEFAYTQHYYRDHGPLTEAFLREHCPDFVAREIYLCGPPGMIAHLQRLLAGQGVPASRIHSEVFDFL; encoded by the coding sequence ATGCCCTTGCCGCGCCACCGTGGCGATCTCCTTCTGGTCGCGTTGGTCATGCTGCCGCTGGCGGTGGCGCTGCCACGACTGGGATTGCCCGGAAGTGTGGCGGAGGCTTGGCTGAACTGGCTGGGTCGAGCCAGCGGCATTCTCGGTTTGACCCTGATGCTGCTCGCGGCGGGGGTGAGCCTGCGCGTGCCCGGCTTCGACCGGCCCTTCGGGGGCCTGACCCGGCTCTGGCGCCTGCATCACTGGCTCGGCTTCACCGCTTTCATCATGGTCATGGTGCACGTTTTGGCGCTGGGGCTGGCGGCAGTGCCGGTATCCCTTGCCGTTGCGGTGGCCACCCTGTTCCCACCGCTGAGCCAAGGGGCGATATGGTTTGGCTGGCTGGCCTGGGTGGCGTTGGTCGTGTTCCTGGCGCCCACCTTCGGCTTCTTTGGCAAACCTCATTATCAGCGTTGGAAGCACCTTCACCTGGTCTCGGCGATGGCGTTGCTGCTTGGCCTTTGCCACGCACTGCTGCTGGCCGGGGAGGCCTGGCTGTGGTGGCTGCTCGGTATCGCTGGGCTGGGAGCCATCGCCTGGCGCAAGGGAGTGGCGCCGCACCGGCGGCATCCCTACCGGATCGAGGACGTGGTTCCGCTGGCCCGCGGCGTGGTGGAACTGGTGCTGCGCCCCGAGGGGGATGGCATTCGCCACGAGGTAGGACAGTTCGTCTATCTCACCCCACTGGATGAGCGGCTTGCCGCCGGGCGTGGCGAGGAGCATCCCTATACTATCGCCTCGGCGCCTTCGGATACTCGACTGCGTATCGGCATCAAGGATCTGGGCGATGCCAGCCACGCCCTGCAGACGGTGACGACGGAGACACGAGTACTGATCGAAGGACCCTATGGGGAATTCTTCGGACGCCGTTTTCCGGCACGCGACATGCTCTGGCTGGGCGGCGGCATCGGCATCACTCCCTTCGTCGGCGGCGCCCGCGGTTTTGCCGCCGGAGCTGACCTCAAGGGGCACGTCCATCTGTTCTACCTGGCCAATAGCCCGGATCGCGCCTACTACCATGACGACTTCTGCAAGATCGCCGAGCGGGTCGAGGAGTTCGCCTATACGCAACACTACTACCGTGACCATGGGCCGCTTACCGAGGCCTTTCTGCGTGAACACTGTCCCGATTTCGTTGCGCGGGAAATCTATCTCTGCGGGCCACCGGGCATGATTGCCCACCTGCAACGGCTGCTGGCCGGGCAAGGGGTCCCCGCCTCACGTATTCACAGCGAGGTCTTCGACTTCCTATGA
- a CDS encoding cytochrome b5 domain-containing protein translates to MNKIAYSAFIAFVASLATLVSISVLSSSEHDATGDENLEPITLEQLAEHDSADSCWKAIHGRVYDITGYVPDHPTDEEVILEWCGREASEGWENKRPGVPHSPRAQERLERYLIGRLVDEEGEPGETSATAPVATDSRSDTGNAQKSLSPAEDERLARVMLGLPLDGHYRGVFTDRGSIQVNVTFDLRDGRIHSLDYRHLSYRGVDYLALEEGDERYPVMLQHRQIAERLEGEPVTRIFALYQPERVVDDVDGYSGATLRGAKVISAIRDALNRGVYAWP, encoded by the coding sequence ATGAACAAGATCGCCTATTCCGCCTTCATTGCCTTCGTGGCCAGTCTCGCCACCTTGGTTTCGATATCCGTGCTCTCTAGTAGCGAGCATGACGCGACCGGGGATGAGAACCTCGAACCGATAACGTTGGAACAATTGGCCGAGCATGACAGTGCCGACAGCTGTTGGAAGGCCATCCACGGCCGAGTCTACGACATTACCGGATATGTACCCGACCACCCCACCGATGAAGAGGTCATTCTTGAATGGTGCGGCCGGGAGGCCTCCGAAGGCTGGGAAAACAAGCGTCCCGGTGTGCCCCATAGCCCCCGCGCCCAAGAGCGGTTGGAGCGTTACCTGATCGGACGCCTGGTCGATGAAGAGGGCGAGCCGGGCGAGACAAGCGCGACAGCGCCTGTGGCAACCGATTCCCGCAGCGACACCGGCAACGCTCAGAAGAGCCTTTCACCAGCCGAGGACGAGCGTCTGGCTCGTGTCATGCTGGGCTTGCCGCTGGATGGCCATTATCGCGGGGTCTTCACCGACCGGGGCAGCATTCAGGTCAACGTTACCTTCGACCTGCGAGATGGGCGGATACATTCGCTGGACTATCGTCATCTGTCCTATCGGGGCGTGGATTATCTGGCCCTCGAGGAGGGCGATGAGCGGTACCCGGTCATGTTGCAGCACCGCCAGATTGCCGAACGCCTCGAAGGTGAGCCGGTCACGCGAATCTTTGCGCTCTACCAGCCGGAGCGGGTTGTGGATGACGTCGATGGCTATAGCGGAGCCACCTTGAGGGGAGCCAAGGTGATCTCGGCGATCCGCGATGCATTGAACCGAGGCGTATACGCCTGGCCCTAG
- a CDS encoding LysR family transcriptional regulator: MRSGFGFDLRSMEIFVETLEQGSQSAAARRLGLKQSSVSQSLANLEESMGVTLFKRHSRPLEPTSAGRFFYDRARRLLDDARNTRRELVSGGFGQLHQVRLALVDSLATAVGQPLVELIRRHTRDYTLTTGLSHMHGHSLLTRHVDIIISDDRLENYDGLERHALLREPFVLVTPLSWNGPLDNLRWLSRHLDFVRYTPQSLIGQSIERHLRLNQLELPARLHLDNTFAVLRLVGAGAGWTITTPLCLYQAGLDDLQVAVAPLPLAPLTRELTLVARRDELGELPALLARDSRRLLEQHFRAQLERALPWLSAEVVTPT; the protein is encoded by the coding sequence ATGCGCAGCGGCTTCGGTTTCGATCTTCGCAGCATGGAGATCTTCGTCGAGACCCTGGAGCAGGGCAGCCAGAGCGCGGCGGCCAGGCGGCTGGGGCTCAAGCAATCCTCGGTGTCGCAGAGCCTGGCCAACCTGGAGGAGAGCATGGGCGTGACGCTGTTCAAGCGTCATTCCCGGCCGCTTGAGCCGACCAGTGCGGGGCGCTTCTTCTACGACCGTGCCCGCCGCCTGCTCGACGATGCGCGCAACACCCGGCGCGAGTTGGTCAGCGGCGGCTTCGGCCAGCTCCACCAGGTACGCCTGGCGCTGGTCGATTCGCTGGCAACGGCGGTCGGGCAGCCGCTGGTCGAGCTGATCCGGCGCCATACCCGTGACTATACCCTGACGACCGGGCTGTCGCACATGCATGGCCACTCCCTGCTGACACGCCATGTGGATATCATCATTTCCGATGACCGGCTGGAGAACTACGACGGATTGGAGCGGCACGCCCTGCTGCGCGAACCCTTCGTGCTGGTGACGCCGCTTTCCTGGAACGGTCCGCTGGACAACCTGCGCTGGCTGTCGCGCCACCTGGACTTCGTGCGCTATACCCCGCAGTCGTTGATCGGCCAGTCCATCGAGCGCCACTTGCGATTGAACCAGCTCGAGCTGCCGGCCCGGCTGCATCTCGACAATACCTTCGCCGTGTTGCGCCTGGTCGGTGCCGGCGCGGGCTGGACCATCACCACCCCGCTGTGCCTCTACCAGGCCGGCCTCGACGACCTTCAGGTCGCGGTGGCGCCGTTGCCGCTGGCGCCACTGACCCGGGAACTGACGCTGGTGGCGCGGCGTGACGAGCTGGGCGAGTTGCCTGCGTTGCTGGCCCGTGACAGCCGGCGCCTGCTCGAGCAGCACTTCCGCGCCCAACTGGAGCGAGCGCTGCCCTGGCTCTCTGCCGAAGTCGTCACCCCGACGTGA
- a CDS encoding putative bifunctional diguanylate cyclase/phosphodiesterase, translated as MSFPLQDEQSDHDAAPSTDVSRRRQLAHEQVRLLYERLWQPILASVLAACLLVGAMWPIMPQGYLVGWLGALVAVSGGRLWLAWYYHRQPAKRRRQRRWLYRFAWGTGIAGGLWGVAGLTMFTMEHHGQLAALAIVLTGIAAGGVTTLSPVAWMAPLFVLPTMLPLLAQLLLQNTSLALLLAAMIVLFLGLVLIINRRLHRTISDNIALRLIVSSRERQLRVSEARYRAIFRHTPLGVLHFDREGRVVDCNEMCLDILGTSRQRLLGMNLLTQLNDERVTGAIRDALENGTGYFEGTYRTVVSGKQTPLRAFYSALRNESGEVVGGVAVIEDFTERKLAEETIHRQAYYDPLTELPNRRLLIETLASTIRDRRDDGRVGLVMFLDLDRFKIINDTLGHAVGDELLRQVSKRLLLSLDTDAVAARLSGDEFVVMMPALSADREAEIKRAEHRAERLLSILRRAYDLGGQRISVTPSIGYTLFPLGDEDVGDVLRHADTAMYQAKLKGRAQICGYEPSMQTQMSWRLEMEQALRRALAENQLSIAFQPQLDEHGRVIGGEALMRWQHPRHGWVSPEVFIAIAEETDLIVELETWMLDRCCGLLSRLPVEVLPRLSVNISVRHFTQPGFVEGLTWATGTHGIDPARLVVELTESIMIDGLEDAVERMQALKRLGVHLALDDFGTGFSSLSYLKSLPLDELKIDRSFVSNLDTDGSDAAIVATVLAMAQHLGIDVVAEGVENEAQHEFLRERGCRLFQGYHFYRPMPGEAFEALLAGREVERAGQDQA; from the coding sequence ATGTCCTTCCCCCTTCAGGATGAGCAAAGCGACCACGACGCGGCACCGTCAACGGACGTTTCCCGCCGCCGTCAGTTGGCCCACGAGCAGGTACGCCTGCTCTACGAGCGGCTGTGGCAGCCGATATTGGCCAGCGTCCTGGCGGCTTGTCTGCTGGTAGGCGCGATGTGGCCGATCATGCCGCAGGGCTACCTGGTGGGCTGGCTCGGTGCGCTGGTCGCCGTGTCGGGCGGGCGTTTGTGGCTGGCCTGGTACTACCATCGTCAACCGGCAAAACGGCGTCGCCAGCGGCGCTGGCTGTATCGCTTCGCCTGGGGCACCGGCATCGCCGGGGGGCTGTGGGGCGTGGCCGGCCTGACGATGTTCACCATGGAGCATCATGGTCAGCTGGCGGCGCTGGCGATCGTGCTGACGGGTATTGCCGCCGGCGGGGTCACCACGCTCTCCCCGGTGGCGTGGATGGCGCCGCTGTTCGTTCTGCCCACCATGCTGCCACTGCTGGCTCAGCTGTTGCTGCAGAACACCTCCCTCGCTCTGCTGCTGGCTGCCATGATCGTGCTGTTCCTGGGACTGGTGCTCATCATCAATCGTCGCCTGCATCGCACCATTTCCGACAACATCGCCCTGCGCCTGATCGTCTCTTCACGCGAGCGGCAACTGCGCGTCAGCGAGGCACGTTACCGCGCCATCTTCCGCCATACGCCGCTGGGCGTGCTGCACTTCGACCGTGAGGGGCGGGTGGTCGACTGCAACGAGATGTGCCTCGACATCCTCGGCACCAGCCGGCAGCGCTTGCTGGGCATGAACCTGCTGACGCAGTTGAACGACGAGCGCGTGACCGGGGCGATACGCGATGCCCTGGAGAACGGTACCGGCTACTTCGAAGGCACCTACCGTACCGTGGTCAGCGGCAAGCAGACGCCTTTGCGCGCCTTCTACAGTGCCCTGCGCAACGAGTCGGGCGAGGTGGTGGGGGGCGTGGCGGTCATCGAGGACTTCACCGAACGCAAGCTGGCGGAGGAGACCATCCATCGCCAGGCCTACTACGATCCGCTCACCGAATTGCCCAATCGACGCCTGCTGATCGAGACGCTGGCCTCTACCATTCGCGACCGCCGCGACGACGGCCGCGTCGGCCTGGTGATGTTCCTCGACCTGGACCGTTTCAAGATCATCAACGATACCCTGGGGCACGCGGTGGGTGACGAGCTGCTGCGTCAGGTCAGCAAGCGCCTGCTGCTGAGTCTCGACACGGATGCCGTGGCGGCGCGGCTCAGCGGCGACGAATTCGTCGTGATGATGCCGGCCCTGAGCGCCGATCGCGAAGCCGAAATCAAGCGTGCCGAGCATCGTGCCGAGAGGCTGCTCTCGATCCTGCGCCGGGCCTACGACCTGGGCGGGCAGCGCATCAGCGTGACGCCGAGCATCGGCTATACCCTGTTTCCCCTGGGCGATGAGGACGTGGGCGACGTGCTGCGTCACGCCGACACCGCCATGTACCAGGCCAAGCTGAAGGGGCGGGCACAGATCTGTGGCTACGAGCCCTCCATGCAGACCCAGATGAGCTGGCGACTGGAAATGGAACAGGCGCTGCGTCGGGCCTTGGCGGAGAATCAGCTCAGCATCGCCTTCCAGCCCCAGCTCGACGAACACGGCAGGGTCATCGGCGGCGAGGCGCTGATGCGCTGGCAGCATCCACGCCATGGCTGGGTCTCGCCCGAAGTGTTCATCGCCATTGCCGAGGAGACCGACCTGATTGTCGAACTCGAGACCTGGATGCTGGATCGCTGTTGCGGGTTGCTGTCACGCTTGCCGGTCGAGGTCCTGCCGCGACTGTCGGTCAACATCAGCGTGCGTCACTTCACCCAGCCCGGTTTCGTCGAAGGGCTCACTTGGGCGACCGGTACCCATGGTATCGACCCGGCGCGGCTCGTCGTCGAACTGACCGAGAGCATCATGATCGATGGGCTGGAGGATGCCGTGGAGCGCATGCAGGCGCTCAAACGCCTGGGGGTGCATCTGGCCCTGGACGATTTCGGTACCGGTTTCTCGTCGCTCTCCTATCTCAAGTCTCTGCCGCTGGACGAGCTCAAGATCGACCGCAGTTTCGTCAGCAACCTCGATACCGATGGTAGCGATGCCGCCATCGTGGCGACGGTACTGGCCATGGCCCAGCATCTCGGCATCGACGTGGTGGCGGAAGGGGTGGAGAACGAGGCCCAGCACGAGTTCCTGCGGGAGCGCGGCTGTCGGTTGTTCCAGGGCTATCATTTCTACCGGCCCATGCCTGGCGAGGCGTTCGAAGCGCTGCTGGCCGGCAGGGAAGTGGAGCGGGCCGGCCAGGATCAGGCCTGA
- a CDS encoding TRAP transporter substrate-binding protein has product MSNRRDFLKKAGLATAATVGATTLSAPYVHAQSRSPIRWRLQTYAGPALAEHVIKPSIDAFNKAANGEMEIELYYADQLVPTGELFRAMQRGTIDAVQSDDDSINAPVDVSVFGGYFPFASRYSLDVPALFHHYGLKEIWEEAYGEVEGVTWLGSGAWDPCNFVTREPIRSLDDLQGKRVFTFPTAGRFLSRFGVVPVTLPWEDIEVAMQTRELDGIAWAGITEAYTVGWADVSSYYLTNNISGAWAGSYFANSERWNEVPEHLQTLFRLCMDNSHYYRQHWYWWGEAHYRTTGGKLELTSIPEEEWQRLEDEALAFWDEIAQESDRSARVVQILKDYRETMQQAGPPYRYG; this is encoded by the coding sequence ATGAGCAATCGTCGCGATTTCCTCAAGAAGGCGGGCCTGGCCACCGCCGCTACCGTCGGGGCCACGACACTCTCGGCCCCCTACGTCCACGCCCAGTCACGCAGCCCGATTCGCTGGCGCCTGCAGACCTATGCCGGGCCGGCACTCGCTGAGCACGTCATCAAGCCCTCCATCGACGCCTTCAACAAGGCCGCCAACGGCGAGATGGAGATCGAGCTCTACTACGCCGACCAACTGGTGCCCACCGGTGAGCTGTTCCGTGCCATGCAGCGCGGCACCATCGACGCCGTGCAGAGCGACGACGACTCGATCAATGCACCCGTCGACGTCTCGGTCTTCGGCGGCTACTTCCCGTTCGCCTCTCGCTACAGCCTCGACGTGCCGGCGCTGTTCCACCACTACGGGCTCAAGGAGATCTGGGAGGAAGCCTACGGCGAGGTCGAGGGTGTCACCTGGCTGGGCTCGGGAGCCTGGGACCCGTGCAACTTCGTTACCCGCGAGCCGATCAGAAGCCTCGACGACCTGCAGGGCAAGCGCGTCTTCACCTTCCCCACTGCGGGGCGCTTCCTGAGCCGCTTCGGTGTGGTGCCGGTGACGTTGCCGTGGGAGGACATCGAGGTCGCCATGCAGACCCGCGAGCTCGATGGTATCGCCTGGGCGGGCATCACCGAGGCCTACACCGTGGGCTGGGCCGACGTCAGCAGCTATTACCTGACCAACAACATCTCCGGTGCCTGGGCGGGTTCCTACTTCGCCAACAGCGAACGCTGGAACGAGGTCCCCGAGCATCTGCAGACCCTGTTCAGGCTGTGCATGGACAACTCCCACTATTACCGGCAGCACTGGTACTGGTGGGGTGAGGCGCACTACCGTACCACCGGCGGCAAGCTGGAGCTGACCTCGATTCCCGAGGAGGAGTGGCAGCGGCTCGAGGACGAGGCACTGGCCTTCTGGGACGAGATCGCCCAGGAGAGCGATCGCAGCGCCCGGGTGGTGCAGATCCTCAAGGACTATCGCGAGACCATGCAACAGGCAGGACCTCCCTACCGCTACGGTTGA
- a CDS encoding TRAP transporter small permease subunit produces MPRIITLYVRWVDAFNRVVGRIVMFLIFVMIGVLLYASVARTAFNSPLIWSIEVSQFMMAAYYLLGGAYAMQMGAHVRMDLFYSRWSDRTRAIVDALTIVLLLVFLGALFAGGISSTEYALRYGEKSYTSWAPPLAPIKIIMTFGVLLMLLQSVSTLFKDIARARGVVLEGVALEGENLE; encoded by the coding sequence ATGCCAAGAATAATAACGCTCTACGTGCGTTGGGTGGATGCGTTCAACCGGGTGGTGGGGCGTATCGTCATGTTCCTGATTTTCGTGATGATCGGCGTCCTGCTCTACGCCTCGGTAGCGCGTACCGCCTTCAACAGCCCGCTGATCTGGAGCATCGAGGTTTCGCAGTTCATGATGGCCGCCTACTACCTGCTGGGCGGCGCCTACGCCATGCAGATGGGCGCCCATGTACGCATGGACCTGTTCTACTCGCGCTGGTCGGACCGCACCCGGGCCATCGTCGACGCCCTGACCATCGTGCTGCTGCTGGTCTTCCTCGGCGCGCTGTTCGCCGGTGGCATCTCCAGTACCGAGTACGCCCTGCGCTACGGCGAGAAGAGCTACACCTCCTGGGCGCCGCCCCTGGCGCCGATCAAGATCATCATGACCTTCGGCGTGCTGCTGATGCTGCTGCAGAGCGTCTCGACCCTGTTCAAGGACATCGCCCGGGCGCGCGGCGTGGTGCTGGAAGGCGTGGCGCTGGAAGGGGAGAATCTCGAATGA
- a CDS encoding conjugal transfer protein TraX, with protein MTAEVTARAVAERPVSTWTGWGQWLALATMTIDHLTRYVLPAGWELGWAGSSLGRIAFPLFAAMVAWHGLFNTRNPLRYARRILVIGVAAQLPYMLMPRATDAFILNVCFTLALGLAWGAWLRELLARHRHGSLGSAWLGAALAATLAVWYLLGGWVEYGHRGLLLIPLFMLAMHHLHHAGVTLAERLAAVAMAVPLLVVAGLMNSSDMAKSFTVATCLVVLWLAAGAHRLTPVVPAAMPRRLWLAWYPGHFALIALWLWASGGLG; from the coding sequence ATGACCGCAGAGGTCACCGCCCGGGCGGTAGCCGAGCGTCCCGTTTCCACCTGGACCGGCTGGGGCCAGTGGCTGGCACTCGCCACCATGACCATCGATCACCTGACCCGCTACGTGCTGCCCGCCGGCTGGGAGCTCGGCTGGGCGGGTTCGTCGCTGGGCCGCATCGCCTTTCCACTCTTTGCCGCCATGGTCGCCTGGCACGGCTTGTTCAATACGCGCAACCCGCTACGCTACGCCCGGCGTATTCTGGTCATTGGTGTGGCCGCCCAGTTGCCCTACATGCTGATGCCGAGGGCCACCGACGCCTTCATTCTCAATGTCTGCTTCACCCTGGCGCTGGGGCTGGCCTGGGGCGCCTGGCTGCGCGAGCTGCTCGCGCGGCATCGCCACGGCAGCCTGGGCAGCGCCTGGCTGGGGGCGGCGCTGGCCGCCACGCTGGCGGTCTGGTACCTGCTCGGCGGCTGGGTCGAGTACGGCCACCGCGGGCTGTTGCTGATTCCCTTGTTCATGCTCGCGATGCATCACCTGCACCATGCCGGGGTCACGCTTGCCGAACGCCTCGCCGCCGTCGCCATGGCCGTGCCGCTGCTGGTCGTGGCGGGGCTGATGAACAGCTCCGACATGGCCAAGTCATTCACCGTCGCCACCTGCCTCGTGGTGCTGTGGCTGGCAGCCGGCGCCCACCGCCTGACGCCAGTCGTGCCCGCCGCCATGCCCCGTCGGCTGTGGCTGGCATGGTATCCCGGCCACTTCGCCCTGATCGCCCTATGGCTGTGGGCCAGCGGTGGGCTCGGCTGA
- a CDS encoding TRAP transporter large permease has product MSYEMIALTMFSTMMLLLLTGQRVFGVIGFVGAASALLLWGHGGVEMPFNAAIQLMNWYPLLTLPLFIYMGYMLSESGIASELYEMFHVWMGSLKGGLAVGTIGLMVVVSAMNGLSVAGMAIGATIALPELLRRGYDKIMVTGVIQAGSSLGILVPPSVVLVLYGMIARQPVSQLWLAGAIPGLILAALFVIYIVIRCRLQPHLGPALPAEERQMSLAEKLKLLRAGILPLLIFFFMTGLFLMGVTSLVESSAVGAVSATLAALVKRRLTWKVIESTVHKTLGISCMFMWIILAALCFGAVFDGLGAVRAIENIFLDRIGMSPWQILVMMQLSYILLGMFLDDTAMLVIVAPLYVPLVISLGFDPIWYGVLYTITVQIAYMTPPFGYNLFLMRAMAPPEISLGDIYRSVWPFVGIMLIGLALITIFPQLALWLPQLYRGY; this is encoded by the coding sequence ATGAGCTACGAGATGATCGCCCTGACGATGTTCTCGACCATGATGCTGCTGCTGCTCACCGGGCAGCGGGTATTCGGCGTGATCGGCTTCGTCGGCGCCGCTTCGGCACTGCTGCTGTGGGGGCATGGCGGCGTTGAGATGCCGTTCAATGCCGCCATCCAACTGATGAACTGGTATCCGCTGCTGACGTTGCCGCTGTTCATCTACATGGGCTACATGCTCTCCGAATCGGGCATCGCCAGCGAGCTCTACGAGATGTTCCACGTCTGGATGGGCTCGCTCAAGGGCGGACTGGCGGTGGGCACCATCGGCCTGATGGTGGTGGTCTCGGCGATGAACGGCCTGAGCGTGGCCGGCATGGCGATAGGTGCCACCATCGCCTTGCCCGAACTGCTGCGCCGCGGCTACGACAAGATCATGGTCACCGGCGTGATCCAGGCCGGTAGCTCGCTGGGAATCCTGGTGCCGCCCAGCGTGGTGCTGGTGCTCTATGGCATGATCGCGCGCCAGCCGGTCAGCCAACTGTGGCTGGCCGGTGCCATCCCCGGGCTGATCCTGGCCGCGCTGTTCGTGATCTATATCGTCATCCGCTGTCGTCTGCAGCCGCATCTCGGCCCGGCGCTGCCCGCCGAGGAGCGCCAGATGAGCCTGGCCGAGAAGCTCAAGCTGCTGCGTGCCGGCATCCTGCCGCTGCTGATCTTCTTCTTCATGACCGGGCTGTTCCTGATGGGGGTCACCAGCCTGGTGGAGAGCTCGGCGGTAGGGGCGGTATCCGCCACCCTGGCGGCGTTGGTCAAGCGGCGCCTGACCTGGAAGGTGATCGAGAGCACCGTGCACAAGACGCTGGGCATCAGCTGCATGTTCATGTGGATCATCCTGGCGGCGCTGTGCTTCGGCGCGGTATTCGACGGCCTTGGCGCGGTGCGTGCCATCGAGAACATCTTCCTCGACCGCATCGGCATGAGCCCGTGGCAGATCCTGGTGATGATGCAGCTCTCCTACATCCTGCTAGGCATGTTCCTCGACGACACCGCCATGCTGGTGATCGTGGCACCACTCTACGTGCCGTTGGTGATCAGCCTGGGTTTCGACCCGATCTGGTACGGCGTGCTGTACACCATCACCGTGCAGATCGCCTACATGACCCCGCCGTTCGGCTACAACCTGTTCCTGATGCGCGCCATGGCGCCGCCGGAGATCTCGCTGGGCGACATCTACCGCAGCGTCTGGCCCTTCGTCGGCATCATGCTGATCGGGTTGGCGCTGATCACCATTTTCCCGCAGCTGGCGCTGTGGCTGCCGCAGCTCTATCGCGGCTACTGA